Proteins encoded in a region of the Populus nigra chromosome 3, ddPopNigr1.1, whole genome shotgun sequence genome:
- the LOC133688545 gene encoding uncharacterized protein LOC133688545 isoform X1: MKNQRVKTFKTKTPKPISSPLSETPPAADYTVTVDCNEDFHSVCKWVIPDFRKIKSRSLYSRYFQVSGYDFRFLMYPKGDSLSVPGHISLYLQVNDPCSSNCDCYACYKIVIVNVVDETKSLSKESVYRFSKNRKSIGWCEFAVSNTVLDANSGFLKDGVLTISGEIRVLDEKMEFSSDCSEGMSYALNGKVTWSIRNYGLLKQMVKTQKIMSSAFRVWEAYLGVNLSKSMVNGAENLSLFLEIKDIEKNPVIDRTCWCLFRISVLSQKPGVSHVSREYYGRFGEGGDTSLGWTEFMKISDFFDEGYVVDDNVLISVSFNAIQESSFSFRIEGVSSGKYKGMINCGYLGGKSKYGLVKRCDDYTGKIIWKIENFSRLKDILKKKKIKGLCVKSRRFRIGNMEVRILVYPRGQSQKPIHLSTFLEVLDSGNSSGDWSSFIVYQLAVMNGKMIEKSVVKQSAERCSNATKNHGWSEFMTLTSLFDQDSGFIGHETAVFTAEVHILKETFMTTESSDNACSVTWKMENFLAFKEIMLSRRILSRFFEIGGCKLQIGIYQSSANICAYLGSDPLIDNFWVNYRITIVNQNDPAKSLCKESSLCTKAYFNADLQLMKVSDMLDTDAGFVVHETVTLVCEILDCCPWFEFFEPETGNMEAESSDCQFLSAVCQMDINNKECKKTFSEVSGVLGSTPYEALKSVIHLLFKSASQCQCIPRAVNVVRARLELLGAEISPDLLDLLGSTMNSQHEIAEAMLREIDSFFALDEKCKLLDVTPCPLSKEVPYLDSGARLAANSSRREDESCSHVHHHFSDIFILIDMLSIPSLTIEASGVFERGVAHGYIDNQVVALVLEKHAQRFSANSTAREKNAESLFSEEFFTPVLALAETLSLSINSRVHNFVKMFYVTLFKVFSGESYHTRMLRGLVDLATSPVENSLEMNLDMLIFLVHWEHGFARPVLKMMGDAAKHDNADHSAIRHRLRCLEEKIIQIGEEKRAELSNMSSEKATLLERLTETEAALLHYKSEMELERDHFTCEKTELCAHIQDIETQLEQLCSKHKDHVAKHCMEKRDYQDHLYHVETQLSHLKSLKHQELKKLLKEKEVLAERLRHAEANLEVSDRKLKKYASKVVIQEEEQQTQLDEIWQLKQKVEQIEMVKQDKEEEVAHYRACTYDLEAKLNDCQKHIQFLENAHWEEMEQHAPLYGVGLESLSMESLENLLRIHEDGIKNIHALQHQLRNRSGDLVSSANPLQLRQFATYSTISYC; the protein is encoded by the exons atgaaaaaccagaGAGTAAAAACCTTTAAAACGAAAACCCCTAAACCCATTTCGTCTCCATTATCGGAAACCCCACCGGCGGCGGATTACACGGTGACTGTGGACTGTAATGAGGACTTTCACTCCGTTTGCAAATGGGTTATCCCAGATTTCAGGAAAATAAAGTCCAGGTCTTTATATAGCAGATATTTTCAAGTTAGTGGCTATGACTTTCGTTTTTTAATGTACCCAAAAGGGGATTCTTTATCAGTACCTGGACATATCTCTCTTTACTTACAAGTTAATGACCCTTGTAGTTCTAATTGTGATTGTTATGCTTGTTACAAGATTGTCATTGTTAATGTCGTGGATGAGACTAAGTCTTTGTCTAAAGAGAGTGTTTATAGGTTTTCCAAGAACAGGAAATCTATTGGTTGGTGTGAATTTGCGGTTTCTAATACAGTTTTAGATGCTAATTCAGGGTTTTTAAAAGATGGGGTTTTAACTATTAGTGGTGAAATTCGGGTTTTGGATGAGAAAATGGAGTTTTCGAGTGATTGTAGTGAGGGAATGTCTTATGCTTTGAATGGGAAGGTTACTTGGAGTATAAGAAATTATGGTTTGTTGAAGCAAATGGTGAAGACTCAGAAGATAATGAGTTCGGCTTTTCGAGTATGGGAGGCTTATCTTGGGGTTAATTTGTCGAAAAGCATGGTTAATGGGGCTGAGAATTTGTCATTGTTCTTGGAGATTAAGGATATAGAGAAGAATCCTGTGATTGATAGGACTTGTTGGTGTCTTTTTCGAATATCAGTGTTGAGTCAAAAGCCAGGGGTTAGTCATGTAAGTAGGGAATATTATGGGAGGTTTGGGGAAGGAGGTGATACGAGTCTTGGTTGGACTGAGTTTATGAAAATCTCTGATTTTTTTGATGAAGGATATGTAGTGGATGATAATGTGTTGATTAGTGTATCCTTTAATGCTATTCAGGAGTCAAGTTTTTCCTTCAGGATTGAAGGCGTTTCTAGTGGTAAGTACAAGGGGATGATTAATTGTGGCTACTTGGGTGGTAAGAGCAAGTATGGTCTGGTAAAAAGATGTGATGATTACACAGGAAAAATCATTTGGAAGATTGAGAATTTCTCAAGGTTGaaggatattttaaagaaaaagaagataaaaggtCTGTGTGTGAAGAGCAGGAGGTTTCGGATTGGGAATATGGAAGTCCGCATTTTAGTTTATCCTAGAG GTCAATCTCAGAAACCAATCCACCTTTCAACGTTTCTTGAAGTTTTGGATTCAGGAAACAGTTCTGGTGATTGGagttcttttattgtctatcaGTTGGCAGTTATGAATGGGAAGATGATAGAGAAGTCTGTTGTGAAACAATCTGCAGAACGATGCTCCAATGCTACAAAAAACCATGGCTGGTCTGAATTCATGACCCTTACTAGTCTTTTTGACCAGGACTCTGGGTTTATTGGTCATGAAACTGCTGTCTTTACAGCAGAGGTTCACATATTGAAGGAGACATTCATGACAACAGAGTCGAGTGACAATGCTTGTTCAGTTACATGGAAGATGGAAAATTTTTTAGCCTTCAAGGAAATAATGCTAAGCCGAAGAATATTAAGCAGATTTTTTGAAATTGGTGGCTGTAAACTTCAAATTG gGATATATCAATCCTCTGCAAATATATGTGCATACTTGGGGAGTGATCCATTGATTGACAATTTTTGGGTCAATTACAGGATTACTATAGTTAATCAAAATGACCCTGCTAAAAGTTTGTGCAAGGAGTCTTCCCTATGCACAAAGGCATATTTCAATGCCGATCTTCAATTGATGAAAGTATCAGATATGCTGGACACAGATGCTGGATTTGTTGTTCATGAGACAGTTACTTTGGTTTGTGAAATCCTTGATTGCTGTCCATGGTTTGAGTTTTTTGAACCTGAGACTGGTAACATGGAAGCAGAATCAAGTGACTGCCAG TTCCTCTCTGCTGTCTGTCAAATGGACATCAACAACAAAGAgtgtaaaaaaacattttctgaaGTTTCTGGAGTTTTGGGGAGCACACCTTATGAAGCTCTGAAATCTGTTATTCACTTGTTATTTAAATCTGCATCTCAGTGCCAGTGTATTCCTCGAGCA GTCAATGTTGTTCGAGCAAGGCTAGAACTTTTAGGAGCTGAGATATCACCCGATCTGTTGGATCTCCTGGGCAGCACTATGAATAGTCAGCATGAGATTGCTGAAGCAATGTTGAGAGAAATTGATAGTTTCTTTGCACTTGATGAAAAATGCAAACTGCTGGATGTGACTCCATGTCCATTATCTAAAGAAGTGCCCTATTTAGATAGTGGAGCCAGACTTGCAGCCAACAGTTCACGTAGGGAAGATGAATCATGTAGTCATGTACATCATCATTTTTCTGATATCTTTATCTTGATTGATATGCTGTCTATACCTTCCCTCACCATTGAAGCTTCTGGGGTTTTTGAGAGAGGTGTTGCTCATGGATACATTGATAACCAAGTAGTGGCCTTGGTCTTGGAAAAACATGCTCAAAGATTTAGTGCAAATTCAACAGCCAGGGAGAAAAATGCAGAGTCTTTGTTTTCTGAAGAATTTTTCACCCCAGTTCTTGCTCTTGCGGAAACATTGTCCCTCTCTATAAACTCTAGAGTTCATAATTTTGTGAAAATGTTTTATGTTACACTATTTAAAGTGTTTTCTGGTGAGAGTTATCACACAAGGATGCTGAGAGGGCTAGTTGACCTTGCCACAAGCCCTGTGGAGAATTCTTTGGAGATGAATCTGGATATGTTGATCTTCTTGGTTCACTGGGAACATGGATTTGCTAGACCAGTTCTAAAAATGATGGGGGATGCTGCTAAGCATGACAACGCTGATCATTCTGCCATCAGGCATCGTCTGCGTTGTTTAGAGGAGAAAATTATTCAAATTGGTGAAGAAAAGCGAGCTGAACTTTCAAATATGTCTAGCGAGAAGGCTACTTTGTTAGAAAGGCTGACTGAAACTGAGGCTGCTCTTCTTCATTATAAG TCTGAAATGGAGCTTGAAAGGGACCACTTTACTTGTGAAAAGACAGAACTCTGTGCACATATACAAGATATTGAGACTCAACTTGAACAGTTGTGCTCCAAGCATAAGGATCATGTTGCAAAGCACTGCATGGAGAAAAGGGATTACCAAGATCATCTTTATCATGTGGAAACACAGTTGTCACATCTAAAGTCCTTAAAACACCAGGAATTGAAG AAACTACTTAAAGAGAAAGAAGTTCTTGCTGAAAGATTGAGACATGCAGAAGCTAATCTGGAAGTTTCTgatagaaaactgaaaaaatatgcTTCAAAAGTTGTGATTCAAGAGGAGGAACAACAGACACAATTGGATGAGATTTGGCAGTTGAAACAAAAAGTTGAACAAATTGAAATGGTGAAACAGGACAAGGAAGAGGAGGTTGCTCATTATAGAGCATGCACTTACGATTTGGAAGCAAAATTGAATGACTGCCAG AAACATATCCAATTTCTTGAAAATGCACATTGGGAGGAGATGGAACAGCATGCTCCTCTATATGGTGTAGGCTTGGAATCTCTCTCAATGGAATCATTGGAGAATTTGTTGCGCATCCATGAAGATGGGATAAAAAACATCCATGCCCTTCAACATCAACTAAGAAATCGGAGTGGCGATCTTGTCTCAAGTGCAAATCCTCTTCAACTCAGACAGTTTGCAACCTACAGCACGATATCCTATTGCTGA
- the LOC133690133 gene encoding uncharacterized protein LOC133690133, with protein MSWLFKSLQSNDPGSPPHSPPPPSVKDDLSAIGVSIGRQLRGVANFLAPPPPSRPEAAKSQPSDSSQSSRALIGIRNDLAEIGDSLKYGLSKLTFNFLRFKDDDHNNSSQEGDYEDGVAGINEEVIGFVKEISLRPDYWVDFPLPLQNDFRMTDAQREHASNIERFVPSLAQLRYNLRSEAGDGRFWMVYFILLIPRLNEGDFEILSTPQIVETRNVLLEKLRNKKNVELESFKNSISETQGENTTSREEVAGIVNATEGLKINDEENSKQFLKEQIDNSISMDNRKKLEGEEDVSFSDLEDDYSDSSTRLSASRKAQSIRAPSPSGSSDWVQLNESSDILGGLRKARQSFSRDKDSDAESTDWHKVDEFD; from the exons ATGTCTTGGCTTTTCAAATCACTCCAATCCAACGACCCAGGTTCACCCCCACACTCTCCTCCCCCTCCTTCAGTTAAAGACGACTTGTCGGCCATCGGTGTTTCTATCGGTCGTCAATTACGTGGCGTTGCTAACTTCCTCGCCCCTCCACCCCCGTCCCGTCCTGAAGCAGCCAAATCACAACCGTCCGATTCTTCTCAATCATCACGAGCTCTCATCGGGATTCGCAACGATCTCGCCGAAATCGGTGACAGTTTAAAATATGGTCTCTCTAAActcacttttaatttcttgcgATTTAAAGATGATGATCATAACAACAGTAGTCAAGAAGGTGATTATGAGGATGGCGTGGCGGGGATTAATGAGGAGGTGATTGGTTTTGTTAAGGAGATTTCTCTGAGACCTGATTACTGGGTTGATTTTCCCTTACCACTCCAAAacg aTTTTAGAATGACTGATGCTCAAAGAGAACACGCCTCAAATATTGAACGTTTTGTTCCTAGTTTGGCACAACTTAGATATAATCTTAGGAGTGAAGCGGGGGATGGCCGATTTTGGatggtttattttatattgttgatTCCAAGATTGAATGAAGGTGATTTCGAGATTCTATCGACTCCCCAG ATAGTTGAAACAAGAAATGTACTTCTGGAGAAGCTGCGAAACAAGAAGAATGTGGAGTTGGAAAGCTTCAAGAATTCTATCAGTGAGACACAAGGAGAGAATACAACATCTAGAGAAGAGGTCGCCGGGATTGTAAATGCTACTGAAGGcttaaaaattaatgatgaaGAGAATTCCAAGCAGTTTTTAAAAGAGCAAATTGATAATAGCATTTCAATGGATAACCGGAAAAAGCTTGAAGGCGAAGAGGATGTGTCATTCAGTGATCTGGAAGATGATTATAGTGATTCTTCAACAAGATTATCAGCTTCTAGGAAAGCACAGAGCATTAGGGCTCCTTCACCCAGTGGATCCAGCGATTGGGTCCAACTGAATGAAAGCTCTGACATTCTGGGTGGTCTACGTAAGGCAAGGCAGTCATTTTCTCGTGATAAAGATTCAGATGCCGAGTCCACTGACTGGCATAAAGTTGATGAGTTTGATTAG
- the LOC133688545 gene encoding uncharacterized protein LOC133688545 isoform X2 has translation MKNQRVKTFKTKTPKPISSPLSETPPAADYTVTVDCNEDFHSVCKWVIPDFRKIKSRSLYSRYFQVSGYDFRFLMYPKGDSLSVPGHISLYLQVNDPCSSNCDCYACYKIVIVNVVDETKSLSKESVYRFSKNRKSIGWCEFAVSNTVLDANSGFLKDGVLTISGEIRVLDEKMEFSSDCSEGMSYALNGKVTWSIRNYGLLKQMVKTQKIMSSAFRVWEAYLGVNLSKSMVNGAENLSLFLEIKDIEKNPVIDRTCWCLFRISVLSQKPGVSHVSREYYGRFGEGGDTSLGWTEFMKISDFFDEGYVVDDNVLISVSFNAIQESSFSFRIEGVSSGKYKGMINCGYLGGKSKYGLVKRCDDYTGKIIWKIENFSRLKDILKKKKIKGLCVKSRRFRIGNMEVRILVYPRGQSQKPIHLSTFLEVLDSGNSSGDWSSFIVYQLAVMNGKMIEKSVVKQSAERCSNATKNHGWSEFMTLTSLFDQDSGFIGHETAVFTAEVHILKETFMTTESSDNACSVTWKMENFLAFKEIMLSRRILSRFFEIGGCKLQIGIYQSSANICAYLGSDPLIDNFWVNYRITIVNQNDPAKSLCKESSLCTKAYFNADLQLMKVSDMLDTDAGFVVHETVTLVCEILDCCPWFEFFEPETGNMEAESSDCQVNVVRARLELLGAEISPDLLDLLGSTMNSQHEIAEAMLREIDSFFALDEKCKLLDVTPCPLSKEVPYLDSGARLAANSSRREDESCSHVHHHFSDIFILIDMLSIPSLTIEASGVFERGVAHGYIDNQVVALVLEKHAQRFSANSTAREKNAESLFSEEFFTPVLALAETLSLSINSRVHNFVKMFYVTLFKVFSGESYHTRMLRGLVDLATSPVENSLEMNLDMLIFLVHWEHGFARPVLKMMGDAAKHDNADHSAIRHRLRCLEEKIIQIGEEKRAELSNMSSEKATLLERLTETEAALLHYKSEMELERDHFTCEKTELCAHIQDIETQLEQLCSKHKDHVAKHCMEKRDYQDHLYHVETQLSHLKSLKHQELKKLLKEKEVLAERLRHAEANLEVSDRKLKKYASKVVIQEEEQQTQLDEIWQLKQKVEQIEMVKQDKEEEVAHYRACTYDLEAKLNDCQKHIQFLENAHWEEMEQHAPLYGVGLESLSMESLENLLRIHEDGIKNIHALQHQLRNRSGDLVSSANPLQLRQFATYSTISYC, from the exons atgaaaaaccagaGAGTAAAAACCTTTAAAACGAAAACCCCTAAACCCATTTCGTCTCCATTATCGGAAACCCCACCGGCGGCGGATTACACGGTGACTGTGGACTGTAATGAGGACTTTCACTCCGTTTGCAAATGGGTTATCCCAGATTTCAGGAAAATAAAGTCCAGGTCTTTATATAGCAGATATTTTCAAGTTAGTGGCTATGACTTTCGTTTTTTAATGTACCCAAAAGGGGATTCTTTATCAGTACCTGGACATATCTCTCTTTACTTACAAGTTAATGACCCTTGTAGTTCTAATTGTGATTGTTATGCTTGTTACAAGATTGTCATTGTTAATGTCGTGGATGAGACTAAGTCTTTGTCTAAAGAGAGTGTTTATAGGTTTTCCAAGAACAGGAAATCTATTGGTTGGTGTGAATTTGCGGTTTCTAATACAGTTTTAGATGCTAATTCAGGGTTTTTAAAAGATGGGGTTTTAACTATTAGTGGTGAAATTCGGGTTTTGGATGAGAAAATGGAGTTTTCGAGTGATTGTAGTGAGGGAATGTCTTATGCTTTGAATGGGAAGGTTACTTGGAGTATAAGAAATTATGGTTTGTTGAAGCAAATGGTGAAGACTCAGAAGATAATGAGTTCGGCTTTTCGAGTATGGGAGGCTTATCTTGGGGTTAATTTGTCGAAAAGCATGGTTAATGGGGCTGAGAATTTGTCATTGTTCTTGGAGATTAAGGATATAGAGAAGAATCCTGTGATTGATAGGACTTGTTGGTGTCTTTTTCGAATATCAGTGTTGAGTCAAAAGCCAGGGGTTAGTCATGTAAGTAGGGAATATTATGGGAGGTTTGGGGAAGGAGGTGATACGAGTCTTGGTTGGACTGAGTTTATGAAAATCTCTGATTTTTTTGATGAAGGATATGTAGTGGATGATAATGTGTTGATTAGTGTATCCTTTAATGCTATTCAGGAGTCAAGTTTTTCCTTCAGGATTGAAGGCGTTTCTAGTGGTAAGTACAAGGGGATGATTAATTGTGGCTACTTGGGTGGTAAGAGCAAGTATGGTCTGGTAAAAAGATGTGATGATTACACAGGAAAAATCATTTGGAAGATTGAGAATTTCTCAAGGTTGaaggatattttaaagaaaaagaagataaaaggtCTGTGTGTGAAGAGCAGGAGGTTTCGGATTGGGAATATGGAAGTCCGCATTTTAGTTTATCCTAGAG GTCAATCTCAGAAACCAATCCACCTTTCAACGTTTCTTGAAGTTTTGGATTCAGGAAACAGTTCTGGTGATTGGagttcttttattgtctatcaGTTGGCAGTTATGAATGGGAAGATGATAGAGAAGTCTGTTGTGAAACAATCTGCAGAACGATGCTCCAATGCTACAAAAAACCATGGCTGGTCTGAATTCATGACCCTTACTAGTCTTTTTGACCAGGACTCTGGGTTTATTGGTCATGAAACTGCTGTCTTTACAGCAGAGGTTCACATATTGAAGGAGACATTCATGACAACAGAGTCGAGTGACAATGCTTGTTCAGTTACATGGAAGATGGAAAATTTTTTAGCCTTCAAGGAAATAATGCTAAGCCGAAGAATATTAAGCAGATTTTTTGAAATTGGTGGCTGTAAACTTCAAATTG gGATATATCAATCCTCTGCAAATATATGTGCATACTTGGGGAGTGATCCATTGATTGACAATTTTTGGGTCAATTACAGGATTACTATAGTTAATCAAAATGACCCTGCTAAAAGTTTGTGCAAGGAGTCTTCCCTATGCACAAAGGCATATTTCAATGCCGATCTTCAATTGATGAAAGTATCAGATATGCTGGACACAGATGCTGGATTTGTTGTTCATGAGACAGTTACTTTGGTTTGTGAAATCCTTGATTGCTGTCCATGGTTTGAGTTTTTTGAACCTGAGACTGGTAACATGGAAGCAGAATCAAGTGACTGCCAG GTCAATGTTGTTCGAGCAAGGCTAGAACTTTTAGGAGCTGAGATATCACCCGATCTGTTGGATCTCCTGGGCAGCACTATGAATAGTCAGCATGAGATTGCTGAAGCAATGTTGAGAGAAATTGATAGTTTCTTTGCACTTGATGAAAAATGCAAACTGCTGGATGTGACTCCATGTCCATTATCTAAAGAAGTGCCCTATTTAGATAGTGGAGCCAGACTTGCAGCCAACAGTTCACGTAGGGAAGATGAATCATGTAGTCATGTACATCATCATTTTTCTGATATCTTTATCTTGATTGATATGCTGTCTATACCTTCCCTCACCATTGAAGCTTCTGGGGTTTTTGAGAGAGGTGTTGCTCATGGATACATTGATAACCAAGTAGTGGCCTTGGTCTTGGAAAAACATGCTCAAAGATTTAGTGCAAATTCAACAGCCAGGGAGAAAAATGCAGAGTCTTTGTTTTCTGAAGAATTTTTCACCCCAGTTCTTGCTCTTGCGGAAACATTGTCCCTCTCTATAAACTCTAGAGTTCATAATTTTGTGAAAATGTTTTATGTTACACTATTTAAAGTGTTTTCTGGTGAGAGTTATCACACAAGGATGCTGAGAGGGCTAGTTGACCTTGCCACAAGCCCTGTGGAGAATTCTTTGGAGATGAATCTGGATATGTTGATCTTCTTGGTTCACTGGGAACATGGATTTGCTAGACCAGTTCTAAAAATGATGGGGGATGCTGCTAAGCATGACAACGCTGATCATTCTGCCATCAGGCATCGTCTGCGTTGTTTAGAGGAGAAAATTATTCAAATTGGTGAAGAAAAGCGAGCTGAACTTTCAAATATGTCTAGCGAGAAGGCTACTTTGTTAGAAAGGCTGACTGAAACTGAGGCTGCTCTTCTTCATTATAAG TCTGAAATGGAGCTTGAAAGGGACCACTTTACTTGTGAAAAGACAGAACTCTGTGCACATATACAAGATATTGAGACTCAACTTGAACAGTTGTGCTCCAAGCATAAGGATCATGTTGCAAAGCACTGCATGGAGAAAAGGGATTACCAAGATCATCTTTATCATGTGGAAACACAGTTGTCACATCTAAAGTCCTTAAAACACCAGGAATTGAAG AAACTACTTAAAGAGAAAGAAGTTCTTGCTGAAAGATTGAGACATGCAGAAGCTAATCTGGAAGTTTCTgatagaaaactgaaaaaatatgcTTCAAAAGTTGTGATTCAAGAGGAGGAACAACAGACACAATTGGATGAGATTTGGCAGTTGAAACAAAAAGTTGAACAAATTGAAATGGTGAAACAGGACAAGGAAGAGGAGGTTGCTCATTATAGAGCATGCACTTACGATTTGGAAGCAAAATTGAATGACTGCCAG AAACATATCCAATTTCTTGAAAATGCACATTGGGAGGAGATGGAACAGCATGCTCCTCTATATGGTGTAGGCTTGGAATCTCTCTCAATGGAATCATTGGAGAATTTGTTGCGCATCCATGAAGATGGGATAAAAAACATCCATGCCCTTCAACATCAACTAAGAAATCGGAGTGGCGATCTTGTCTCAAGTGCAAATCCTCTTCAACTCAGACAGTTTGCAACCTACAGCACGATATCCTATTGCTGA
- the LOC133689870 gene encoding 36.4 kDa proline-rich protein-like: MDSTKISAFLFLCMIFISSAAPTLDCGSCGKHPKNKHPKTPKAPITLPPLPVPPIVKPPVTLPPLPVPPIVKPPVTLPPVTLPPVTVPPITVPPVTTKPPKGKPCPPPPSPKDTCPIDTLKLGACVDLLGGLVHIGLGDPVVNQCCPVLKGLVELEAAVCLCTTLKIKALNLNIYVPLALQLLVTCGKTPPPGYTCSL; encoded by the coding sequence ATGgattctaccaaaatttcagctttcctCTTCCTTTGCATGATCTTCATTTCCTCAGCCGCCCCAACTCTTGACTGTGGTTCTTGTGGCAAGCATCCAAAGAACAAACACCCTAAGACTCCTAAAGCTCCTATTACACTCCCTCCACTTCCAGTTCCTCCAATTGTGAAGCCACCAGTGACTCTGCCTCCACTTCCAGTTCCTCCAATTGTGAAGCCACCAGTTACACTCCCTCCTGTGACACTCCCTCCTGTGACAGTCCCTCCTATCACAGTTCCTCCGGTGACTACAAAACCACCAAAGGGAAAGCCATGCCCTCCACCTCCATCACCCAAGGATACATGCCCTATTGATACACTAAAACTTGGTGCCTGTGTGGATCTTCTTGGTGGGCTAGTGCACATTGGCCTTGGTGATCCAGTTGTGAACCAGTGCTGCCCAGTTCTTAAAGGACTTGTTGAACTTGAAGCTGCAGTCTGCTTGTGCACCACTCTCAAAATCAAGGCTCTTAACCTCAATATCTATGTCCCGCTTGCTCTTCAACTCCTTGTTACTTGTGGGAAGACACCTCCTCCTGGTTACACTTGCTCTCTCTAG